DNA from Streptomyces sp. NBC_01260:
GTGAGGGTGACGAGCGCGGCGGGCACCATGTAGTCCGGCAGCCCGGCCTTCAGATGGTCGCGCAGCCGCCGGGTCAGCGCGTCGTCGGACCCGGCTCCCTCCTCCGGTACGACATAGCCGACCAGGCGCTTGGTGCCCGCCCGCTCCGACACGACGACCGCCGCGTGCGCGACCTCGGGGTGCACGGACAGGGCCGTGGAGATCTCGCCCAGCTCGATGCGGTAACCGCGGATCTTCACCTGGTCGTCGGTGCGGCCGAGGAAGTCGAGCAGCCCGTCGGGGCGTTGGCGTACCAGGTCGCCGGTGCGGTACATGCGCTCGCCCGGTTCGCCGAACGGATCGGCGACGAACCGCTCGGCCGTCAGCGCGGGCCGGTCGTGGTAGCCGCGGGCCAGGCCCGTTCCGGCGATGTACAGCTCGCCGGGGCTGCCCGGCGGTACGGGGCGCAGCATCGGGTCCAGCACATGGGCACGGGTGCCGCGGATCGGCACCCCGACCGTGGAGGTCGCGCTGTCGGCGGTGGACCCGCCGAGCGTGTTGATCGTGTACTCGGTCGGCCCGTAGAGGTTGTAGCCGTAGGTGCCCTCGGTGCGGCGCAGCCGGGTCCAGACCGTGTCGGGGACGGCCTCGCCGCCGAGCAGGACCAGTGCGGGCCGGTGCTTTCCGGCGTCCTCGTCCCGGTCGAGCAGTCCCTCCTCGATGAGCAGTTGGGCGTAGGTGGGCGTCACGTTGACCACGTCGATGCGGTGGCTGTCGCAGTAGGCGACCAGTGCCTCGGCGTCGCGGCGGAGCTCCTCGTCGCAGACGTGGACCTCATGGCCCTCGACGAGCCAGAGCAGTTCCTCCCAGGACATGTCGAAGGCGAAGGACACGGTGTGCGCGATGCGCAGCCGCCGTCCGCCGGCCGAGGCGATGGCCGGATCGAAGATCTCCTTCTGGTGGTTGAACTGCATGTTCGTCAGTCCGCGGTACGGGGTGACGACGCCCTTGGGACGGCCGGTCGAACCGGAGGTGTAGATGACGTACGCGGGGTGGTCCAGGCGGCCCGGCACCCCGTGCGCGAACGCGGGCCGCTCGGCGTCGGTGACCTCGTCGCCCGGGAGTGCGGCCAGCTCGGCGGCCACGGCCGCGTCGTCCAGCAGGAGTTCGGGGGCGACAGGGCCCTCCTCGTCGCGCAGGGACGGGGCGACGGCGGTGGTGGACACCAGGCACAGCGGTCCGGTGTCCCGCGCCATCAGGCGCAGCCGGTCGGCGGGGTGGTCCAGGTCGAGGGGCAGGTAGGCGGCGCCGGTGCGCAGTACGGCGAAGAGCGCGGCCACCATCTCGATGGAGCGCGGCAGCGCGAGTGCCACCACCTTCTCCGGACCGGCTCCGCGGGCGAGCAGCAGCCGGGCGAGCCGGTTGATGCGGGCGTCCAGCTCGGCGTAGGTGAGGGCCCGCTCGCCGAAGACGAGCGCCACCGCGTCCGGGGTGCGGGCGACCTGGGCGGCGAGCAGATCGGCGACGGTCTCGTCGGGCACCGGCTCGCGGCCGGTGAGCCGCGCGGCGGCCGTCGCGGTCCGCTCCGCGGGCAGCAGCAGGTCGACACCGGCGGTCCGGGCCCCGGCCGCGTCCCCGTCGTCCAGGCTTTCGGCGAGGCGGACGAGCACGGCCGTGAACCGGTCGAGGACGGTGGTCGCGGCCTCGGCGTCGAACAGGTCGGGCCTGGCCGCCAGGGTGATCCGCAGCCGGCTGCCGGGGGTGACGATCAGGGTGAGCGGGAAGTGGGTGCCGTCCACGTTGGACATGGCGGTGATGCCGTGCCGTCGCCGCAGCTCGGCGGCCCGGTCCTCGCCGTCGGCCGAGCGCAGGACGAACAGGGTGTCGAAGAGCCGGCGGTGGCCCGTCTCCTGCTGCAGGGCGCCGAGTCCGACGTACTCGTACGGCATCACGGCCGCGCGCTCGGACTGCATCCGGCGCAGCAGGCCGAGCAGCGGCTCGTCCGGGGTGAACGTGACACGCGCCGGGATGGTGTTGAGGAACATCCCGATGATTCCGGCCGCGTCCGGGACGTCCGAGGGCCGTCCGGCGACGGCGGTGCCGAAGACTACATCGGTGCGGCCGGTCGTCGCCGAGAGCACCAGCCCCCAGGCCGCGTTCAGCACGGTGTTCAGGGTGAGCCCGTACCGGCGGGCCGTGGCGCGCAGCAGTTCGCTGGTCCGCGGCGTCAGCACGGTGTCGTAGTCCGCCGGGATGACCGGACCGGTGTCGCGCCCGGAGGGGGCGAGCAGGGTCGGCTCGTCGAGGCCGGAGAGCGACCGGCGCCAGGCGGTGAGCGCGGCCCCGGTGTCCTGCTCGTCCAGCCAGCCGAGGTAGTCGCGGTAGGAGCCGGGGACCGGCAGTCCGGTGTCGTCGCCGGCGCGCTCGTACAGCGTGAACAGCTCCTCCAGGAACAGCCACGCGGACCAGCCGTCCCACAGGATGAGGTGATGGGTGATCACGAGCCGGTCGCGGCCGTCGCCGAGCCGGATGAGCAGCAGCCTGCACAGCGGGGGCGAGGACAGGTCGAAGCGCTGCCTCCGGTCGGCGGCCAGCAGTTCCCGGGTCCGGCTGTGCTGCTGCGCGGCGGACAGCCCGCGGAGGTCCTCCTCGACGAGCGGGATGTCGGCCCCGTCGGCGATGAACTGGACCGGGGTGGGCAGTCCGTCGGCGGTGAATCCGGCCCGCAGACCGGTGTTGCGGGCCAGCAGCGTCCGGCAGGCGGCGCGCAGCCGCTCCGGGTCGACGTGGTGGTCGAAGTCGAGGGTCTCCTGGGAGAGGTAGACGTCGAGCGCCTCGCCGGAGTCGTAGGTGGCGTGGAAGTACATGCCCTCCTGGAGGGGGGAGAGCGGCCAGATGTCGGCGACCGGGAGTCCGGCGGTGGCGGCCACGCGGCCGGTCTCCTCAGGTGAGAGCACCAGACCGCCCAGCGGGGCGGCCGGCTCCTGCTCCTGCTCCTGCTCCTGCGGGGTGCCCGTGGCGGAGGTCAGCTGCGCGAGCAGGGCCCGCAGGGCCGGGTCCACTTCGGCGCCGGACCGCTCCTGGAGGGCCAGCACTGCCTGGAGGGCCGCAGCCGCCTGTCCGGCCTCGGCGGCGGGCACGGTCACGGCGTCGGCGGGGGCGGCCGGTCCGGGGACGGCAGGTCCGGGGACGGCAGGTCCGGCACCGGCGGCCTGCGCCGCGACGGCCAGTGCGGCCGGGGTACGGCACTCGAACACTTCGCGGGGGCCGATGGTCAGCCCGTGCGCGCGGGCCCTGGTGGCGACCGTGATCGAGCTGAGGCTGTCGCCGCCGAGGACGAAGAAGTCGTCGTCGGCGCCGATCCCGGGCACGCCGAGCACCGCGGCGAAGATCTCGCACAGGGCGCTCTCGCGCTCGTCGCGCGGGGTCCGTCCACCGGCGCGGAGGGCGGGCGCGGCGGACGGCAGGGCGTTCTGGTCGAGCTTGCCGCTGGGCGTCAGCGGCAGTTCGTCCAGCGCCAGGACGGTGCCCGGCACCATGGGTGCGGGCAGCGCGTCGGCGAGTGCCGCGCGCAGGGCCCCGGCGTCCAGCACGGTGCCGGGGGCGGGCACGGCGTATCCGGCGAGTGCGCCGTCGCGGACGATCACCGCGGCACGGGCGACGGCCGGCAGGGCGGCCAGGGCGGCCTCGATCTCGCCCAGTTCGATGCGGTTGCCCCGGATCTTGACCTGCCGGTCGGTGCGGCCGAGGTACTCGACGACGCCGTCGGTGCGGCGCCGCACCAGGTCGCCGGTGCGGTACATGCGCTCGCCCGGTCCGCCGAACGGGTCGGCGACGAAGCGTTCGGCGGTCGTACCGGGCCGGTCGTGGTAGCCCCGCGCCAACTGCACACCGGCGAGGTAGAGCTCCCCCGGCACCCCGTCGGGCACTTGGCGCAGGAACGGGTCCAGCACATGCAGCCGGGTGTTCCACACCGGGCGGCCGATGGCGACGGAGGGTCCGGCGCCGCCGTCGTGGTCGTGGTCGTACGCGAAGAAGGTCACGTCCACCGCGGCCTCGGTGGGCCCGTAGAGGTTGTGCAGCGGCACGGGGGCCCGCCCGGAACGGGAGGTCAGCTCCGACCAGTCGCCGGCCTGGGCACCGGTGAGAGCCTCGCCGCTGCAGAACACCCGCCGCAGGCTCGCCGCCCAGTCCGGGTGGTCGGTGGCGGACTCCAGTGCCTGGGTGAACGCGGCCAGCATGGACGGCACGAAGTGCAGCGTGGTGATCCGGTGCGACCGGATCAGCCCGGCCAGGTAGCCGGGGTCACGGTGGCCCCCGGGGCGGGCGAGGACGACGGTCGCGCCCTCCACGAGAGGCCAGAAGAACTCCCACACGGAGACGTCGAAGGCGGCCGGGGTCTTCTGCAGGACCCGGTCGTCCGCGCCGAGCCCGTACTCCCCCTGCATCCACGCGAGCCGGTTGACCACGGCCCGGTGGGTGACGGCGACGCCCTTGGGGCGCCCGGTGGAGCCGGATGTGTAGATCAGATAGGCCGGGTGGTCCGGACCGGCGGGCTGTACGGGGACATCGGGGACAGTCCCGTCGCGGTCGGCCTCGTCGTGGCCGTTCTCGTCGCCGTCGGCCTCGTCGCGGTCGACGAGAACCAGGCCGAGACCCGGCAGGGCGGGCAGCAGCCCGGCCGCGTCCGCGGTGGTCACGACCGTACTGGTGCCGGAGTCGCCGAGCACGAACGCGACCCGCTCGGCGGGGTAGTCGAGGTCGACGGGCAGATAGCCGGCGCCGGTCCTGAGGACGCCCAGCAGCGCGACCATCAGTTCGGCCGACCTGGGCACGGCCACCGCGACGTAGCACTCCGGTCCGGCGCCGCGCGACCGCAGCCGGCGGGCCAGCACCTCGGCCCGCCGGTCGAGTTCGGCGTAGGTCAGGGTGGTGTCCTCGAAGACGACGGCGGGGGCATCGGGGGTGCGGGCGGCCTGCGCGGCGAACAGCGAGGCGAGCGTGGCCCCGGGGACGGGACGTGCGGTGGCGTTCAGCCCGGCGAGGTGTGCGTGCTCCCGTTCGGACAGCAGGCCGGTCCGGGCCACGGTGCGGCCGGGCTCGGAGACCAGGGTGCGCAGCAGCGCGGTGAACCGGTTGGCGAGGACGGCCACGGTCACCTGGTCGAAGCGGGCGGCGTCGTGCTTGAACCGCAGCAGCAGCCCGCCGCTGCCGGGCTCGACGACGAGCGCGAGGGGGTAGTGCACGGCGTCGAAGACCTCGCTGCCGGTGATGCGCAGCGCTTCCGCTCCCCGGTCGGCGGACAGTTCGGCGGCCGGGTGGTTCTCGAACACCACGAGCGTGTCGAAGAGTTCGCCGCCACCCGCGATCCGCTGGATGTCGGCCAGGCCGAGGTGCTGGTGGTCCAGGAGCGCCGTGTGCTCGTCCTGGACCCGGCGCAGGAGTTCGGTGAGCGACTCCTGCGGGCGCAGGCCCACCCGGGCGGGGACGGTGTTGATGAACAGGCCCACCGCGGCGTCCAGGCCCGCGACCTCGGTGGTCCGGCCGGACACGGTGGTGCCGAAGACGATGTCGCGGCTGCCGGTGAGCGCGCCGAGCAGCAGCGCCCACGCGCCGTGCACGACGGTGCTCAGGGTGAGGCCGTGGGTGCGTGCGTAGGCGGTGAGGGCTGCGGTGAACTCCTCGGGCAGCCGGGTGTCGACCTGCTCCGGCCTGGCCGGGGCCCGTTCGTCGTCCGCCGCCGTGGAGAGGACGGAGAGCCGGGTCGGCCCGTCCAGTCCGGACAGCGCCTGCCGCCACGCCTCCCGTGCGGTGTCCCGGTCGCGGGCGGCCAGCCATGCCAGGTACGGGCGCGGGGAGGCCGGTGCGGGAAGTTCCTCGCCCAGGTAGGCGGCGGTGAGTTCGCGCAGCAGCACGGAGACCGACCAGCCGTCGGCGACGATGTGGTGCAGGGTGAGCAGCAGCCGGTGCCGGTGGCCGTCCCGGACCAGGGTGGCGCGCAGCAGCGGTGGCCGGGCCAGGTCGAAGGGCTCCGCGCGGTCCTCCCGGAGCACGTCGTCGAGGGTGGTATCGGCGGTGTCGGTCTCCCGCCAGGGCAGGGTGACGTGGCCGGCGAGGCGCTGGACGACGTCGCCGCCGGGGAGCTGGCGGAACGAGGCCCGCAGCAAAGGGTGCCGGTCCAGAAGCAGTTGCAGGGCCCTGCGCAGCCGGTCCGGGTCGATGAACCCGTCGAGTTCCAGGAGTTCCTGGACCAGGTAGTGGTCCGCGGAGCCGGCGTCGAACGCGGCGTGGAAGAAGAAGCCCTCCTGGAGCGGGGAGACGGGCAGGGCGTCCTCGTCCAGCCCGTCCGCCGCGGTCGCGGCCGGATCCGGGGCCGTCCCGGCGGCGCGGGCCAGGGCCTCGACGGTGCGGAGCCGGAACACGTCGCGCGGGCTGATGGTGAGTCCGGCGTCGCGGGCGCGGTTCACCAGCTGGATCGCGACGATGCTGTCGCCGCCCAGCTCGAAGAAGCTGCTCCGGACACCCACGGAGGGCAGTGCGAGCAGTTCGGCGAAGAGAGCGGCGAGCGCGGTCTCGGCCGGGCCGGTGGGCGCGTCGGTGCCGCTGACCGCGGTCCACCGGGGCTCGGGCAGGGCGCGGCTGTCGAGCTTGCCGTTGGGGGTGAGCGGGAGGGGCCCGTCCAGGACGACGACGGCGGTCGGCACCATGTGGTCCGGCAGGGCGCCTGCCACCTGGGCCCGTGCGGCGGTGACGGCCGCCTCGGTGGCGGTGGCGTCGCCGTCCCCGGCCAGGTAGGCGACGAGGCGCTTGACGCCCCGGTGGTCGTCACGGACCAGGACGGCGGCCTGGGCGATCCCGGGGCCGGACATGAAGGCGCTCTCGATCTCGCCCGGTTCGATCCGGTGACCGCGGATCTTGATCTGACCGTCGGTCCTGCCCAGGAACTCCAGGTTGCCGTCGTCGGCCCAGCGGACCCGGTCGCCGGTGCGGTACATCCGGGCGCCGGGCTCCCCGTACGGGTCGGCGACGAAGCGCTCCGAGGTCAGGGCGGGCCGGCCCAGGTAGCCGCGGGCCAGGCCGCGCCCGGCGACGTACAGCTCGCCCTCGACACCCACCGGGACCGGACGCAGTGCCGTGTCCAGGACGTAGGTGCGGGTGTTGGGATCGGGCCGGCCGATGGGCGTGGGGCCGGACCGGCCGGAACGGGCCTTCCACAGAGTGGAGTTGACGCTCGCCTCGGTCAGTCCGTAAGCGACGACGACCTGGAGCCGGCCGGACCACCGGGCGATCAGCTCGCCCGGTACCGCTTCGGTGCCGACGACGAGGACGGCGTTCTCGGGCAGTTCGCATTCCTGCGGCAGCGCCGAGACGAGCGACGGGGGCAGGATCATGTGGGTGGCGCGGTGGTGTGCGATGTAGTCGGTGAGGGCGGGTCCGGCGACCCGCCGCTCGGCGGGGACGACGATGATCCGGCCGCCGGCGCACAGCGACATGATCAGGTCCCAGACCGTCACGTCGAAGCCGACGGAGGCGAACTGCACGACGCGGCTTTCGGCGGTGACACCGATCCGGTCGGTGGCCGTGGCGATGAGGCTGCCGACGCCGTCGTGGGTGACGATCACGCCCTTGGGACGGCCGGTGGAACCGGAGGTGTAGATGACGTAGGCGGCCTGGTC
Protein-coding regions in this window:
- a CDS encoding amino acid adenylation domain-containing protein translates to MFDAEPDRTSVAGIPMTGGQAGIWLAQQIEPDSSAYNIVFALDLRGDTDLSRLAAAVRQAVGEADCLHVEFTPGDGGPRQTPTAVSVEVPVVDLRDAPDPEAAVADWMAAERERPVALGGAPLFAQALLRLGDDRVRWYQRYHHIVLDGMGVALITRRAGELYTLGAQAPARPDWSLARLADADRDYRAGAQHEADRAWWQRHLAGRPEPVRLVERAPSLMARRLRRTLELSPQDTERLHTAAARAAVRPSRLLVAAVAAYLHRVTGEQDLVIGLPVTARHDAASAVVPGMVSNIVPLRLTVRPGTTGAALVADVRQEISEAVAHGRHRAEDLARDLGLVDGVPELVGPTVNILPRGEGFGFEGLGAELRPEWLGPVSDLAFGFAETRGGRGIAVHLDADADRCDEEALRGHERRFRTVLRALTEDPDRPVGRIELTSGAERDRLLGEFAASPREVAELSWPAAFEAQVRRSPEAVALVCEDRELTYTGLNAAANRLARLLTSRGVRAADVVAVALPRSPELVVALLAVMKAGAAYLPLDADHPQDRTAYMLSDAGATTVLTVRELADHLPAADAAHLLLDDPATAAALAAQDDTDPGAPVALDQAAYVIYTSGSTGRPKGVIVTHDGVGSLIATATDRIGVTAESRVVQFASVGFDVTVWDLIMSLCAGGRIIVVPAERRVAGPALTDYIAHHRATHMILPPSLVSALPQECELPENAVLVVGTEAVPGELIARWSGRLQVVVAYGLTEASVNSTLWKARSGRSGPTPIGRPDPNTRTYVLDTALRPVPVGVEGELYVAGRGLARGYLGRPALTSERFVADPYGEPGARMYRTGDRVRWADDGNLEFLGRTDGQIKIRGHRIEPGEIESAFMSGPGIAQAAVLVRDDHRGVKRLVAYLAGDGDATATEAAVTAARAQVAGALPDHMVPTAVVVLDGPLPLTPNGKLDSRALPEPRWTAVSGTDAPTGPAETALAALFAELLALPSVGVRSSFFELGGDSIVAIQLVNRARDAGLTISPRDVFRLRTVEALARAAGTAPDPAATAADGLDEDALPVSPLQEGFFFHAAFDAGSADHYLVQELLELDGFIDPDRLRRALQLLLDRHPLLRASFRQLPGGDVVQRLAGHVTLPWRETDTADTTLDDVLREDRAEPFDLARPPLLRATLVRDGHRHRLLLTLHHIVADGWSVSVLLRELTAAYLGEELPAPASPRPYLAWLAARDRDTAREAWRQALSGLDGPTRLSVLSTAADDERAPARPEQVDTRLPEEFTAALTAYARTHGLTLSTVVHGAWALLLGALTGSRDIVFGTTVSGRTTEVAGLDAAVGLFINTVPARVGLRPQESLTELLRRVQDEHTALLDHQHLGLADIQRIAGGGELFDTLVVFENHPAAELSADRGAEALRITGSEVFDAVHYPLALVVEPGSGGLLLRFKHDAARFDQVTVAVLANRFTALLRTLVSEPGRTVARTGLLSEREHAHLAGLNATARPVPGATLASLFAAQAARTPDAPAVVFEDTTLTYAELDRRAEVLARRLRSRGAGPECYVAVAVPRSAELMVALLGVLRTGAGYLPVDLDYPAERVAFVLGDSGTSTVVTTADAAGLLPALPGLGLVLVDRDEADGDENGHDEADRDGTVPDVPVQPAGPDHPAYLIYTSGSTGRPKGVAVTHRAVVNRLAWMQGEYGLGADDRVLQKTPAAFDVSVWEFFWPLVEGATVVLARPGGHRDPGYLAGLIRSHRITTLHFVPSMLAAFTQALESATDHPDWAASLRRVFCSGEALTGAQAGDWSELTSRSGRAPVPLHNLYGPTEAAVDVTFFAYDHDHDGGAGPSVAIGRPVWNTRLHVLDPFLRQVPDGVPGELYLAGVQLARGYHDRPGTTAERFVADPFGGPGERMYRTGDLVRRRTDGVVEYLGRTDRQVKIRGNRIELGEIEAALAALPAVARAAVIVRDGALAGYAVPAPGTVLDAGALRAALADALPAPMVPGTVLALDELPLTPSGKLDQNALPSAAPALRAGGRTPRDERESALCEIFAAVLGVPGIGADDDFFVLGGDSLSSITVATRARAHGLTIGPREVFECRTPAALAVAAQAAGAGPAVPGPAVPGPAAPADAVTVPAAEAGQAAAALQAVLALQERSGAEVDPALRALLAQLTSATGTPQEQEQEQEPAAPLGGLVLSPEETGRVAATAGLPVADIWPLSPLQEGMYFHATYDSGEALDVYLSQETLDFDHHVDPERLRAACRTLLARNTGLRAGFTADGLPTPVQFIADGADIPLVEEDLRGLSAAQQHSRTRELLAADRRQRFDLSSPPLCRLLLIRLGDGRDRLVITHHLILWDGWSAWLFLEELFTLYERAGDDTGLPVPGSYRDYLGWLDEQDTGAALTAWRRSLSGLDEPTLLAPSGRDTGPVIPADYDTVLTPRTSELLRATARRYGLTLNTVLNAAWGLVLSATTGRTDVVFGTAVAGRPSDVPDAAGIIGMFLNTIPARVTFTPDEPLLGLLRRMQSERAAVMPYEYVGLGALQQETGHRRLFDTLFVLRSADGEDRAAELRRRHGITAMSNVDGTHFPLTLIVTPGSRLRITLAARPDLFDAEAATTVLDRFTAVLVRLAESLDDGDAAGARTAGVDLLLPAERTATAAARLTGREPVPDETVADLLAAQVARTPDAVALVFGERALTYAELDARINRLARLLLARGAGPEKVVALALPRSIEMVAALFAVLRTGAAYLPLDLDHPADRLRLMARDTGPLCLVSTTAVAPSLRDEEGPVAPELLLDDAAVAAELAALPGDEVTDAERPAFAHGVPGRLDHPAYVIYTSGSTGRPKGVVTPYRGLTNMQFNHQKEIFDPAIASAGGRRLRIAHTVSFAFDMSWEELLWLVEGHEVHVCDEELRRDAEALVAYCDSHRIDVVNVTPTYAQLLIEEGLLDRDEDAGKHRPALVLLGGEAVPDTVWTRLRRTEGTYGYNLYGPTEYTINTLGGSTADSATSTVGVPIRGTRAHVLDPMLRPVPPGSPGELYIAGTGLARGYHDRPALTAERFVADPFGEPGERMYRTGDLVRQRPDGLLDFLGRTDDQVKIRGYRIELGEISTALSVHPEVAHAAVVVSERAGTKRLVGYVVPEEGAGSDDALTRRLRDHLKAGLPDYMVPAALVTLTTLPLTVNGKLDVRALPAPDLAAAGTGRAPRTPREETLCALFAEVLGLPAGSVGTDSDFFDLGGHSLLATRLISRARAALDAELAIRDLFEAPTVAELVARAARADGAARPALTAGDRPERLPLSHAQQRLWVIQQIECTSAAYNFALALRLRGPLHLGAWRTALADVTTRHEALRTVFFTTSDGQVFQRVLPAEQAHPVVECVRATEDEVPGIIDTVVNRPFDLAAELLLRATVVELSPEDHVVVLLLHHITTDEWSDRPFLRDLATAYAARLDGTAPDWEPLPVQYADYALWQDRLLGDPADETSLAARQLDHWRTALAGAPEELELPTDRPRPARPAFSGGELDIAFDAPVAVGLKRLARESGVSMFMVVHAAVAALLHRMGAGTDIPLGSPIAGRGDEALDELVGFFVNTLVLRTDVSGDPSFTELLARVRDTDLAAFSHADVPFESVVEALNPTRSLSRNPLFQVMVGYHARTGEELRLPGLCMEYVPFGIRSAKFDLVFSFTEHIAADGGPGSLGCRLEFATELFDRETAEALGERLRTLLAALVAAPGQPLSRAEILSGPERQSVLEGFDATAREVDEESLPALFARRLAERPDAVAVVDRSRSVTYAQLDDRADRIARLLAGHGVGAESVVGVAVPRSVDMVATVLAALKLGAAFLPLDLVHPGDRLGYMIEDSGAALVVGTEPVAGKIPEVAGVPVVLLDAPDTAAALDAPPRTAVPAGPVGLDQAAYVIYTSGSTGRPKGVVVPHEGISSLVATAVDRMSLERDSRVLQFASTGFDVFVFELSMALCHGGRLVLITDEARVAGPELTGFLADQRITHMILPPSLVSALPPGCELPEGSTVLVGTETVPPDLFDRFGATADLICAYGLTEATVNSTLWRAREHGGSPAGRVPIGLPDPNTRAYVLDERLRPVPPGVVGELYVAGRGLARGYLGKAALTSERFVADPFGAPGSRMYRTGDRARRRRDGNLDFLGRADSQVKVRGFRIELGEIEAALAGHPGVAQAAVVPDRDGDIVRLIAYAVPESGEPDPQDLRAHMAGLLPEYMVPALVVPLDGPLPLTPNGKLDRAALPAPDWSAMTGDARPATRTQTRIAALFCEILKLDDVGVHDSFFALGGHSMASMRLLGRIRAEFGVELSIRDVFDALTVAGISAALEGAATAGPALRPVGQRAEPLRAAPVQDWQWQASRDGRGVDHALTLRSTGGLDAEVLAAALADVVARHEPLRTAFTERDGILFQRPAEAPVLTVETCADLDTRLAELAGSAPDPATEAPIRAHLLTGPDGGQALLLTMHYLAVDEWSVVPLFRDLVTAHTARARGLAPGWQPLPVGYADYAHWAHEALGDLADPDSRGGRQLAYWRRTLDGLPVRPALSADGPRPAGPDPATRPGGHVGFVLDEELHAAVDRLARATGTSMFMVLHSALAALLTGHGAGTDLPIGTMVAGRTDDQLADLVGCFFNTVVLRTDTAGDPSFAELLARVRETTLSALDRQDVPFDAVVRATGLPPRGPQFMVIHHEQADAEKLEGGIGSLAAVPTGVTRAELTLSFYEPRGDGPVHCGLIHATDLLGATEARQLADEYLELLHRVTTHPEQPLSELFTAPSKRSDNA